The following are encoded together in the Natronincola ferrireducens genome:
- the pduL gene encoding phosphate propanoyltransferase: MAKKMLPIALSNRHLHLSQQDIEILFGEGYELNKFKDLSQPGQYAAAEKVDIAGPKGILKGVRVLGPARPSTQIEVSLTDGFILGVTPPVRDSGDIAGSPSVKIIGPKGEVELKEGVIAAARHIHMHTDDAEKFGVVDKQRVKVRTEGDRGVVFENVLVRAHPTFALEMHVDIDEGNAAGVKNGEMVELIVE; the protein is encoded by the coding sequence ATGGCTAAAAAAATGTTGCCAATTGCTTTATCTAATCGACATTTACATTTGAGTCAACAAGATATTGAAATATTGTTTGGTGAAGGGTATGAACTAAATAAATTTAAGGATTTATCTCAACCTGGGCAGTATGCTGCTGCTGAAAAAGTTGATATAGCAGGGCCTAAAGGAATATTAAAGGGTGTTCGTGTTTTAGGACCAGCAAGACCTAGTACACAGATAGAAGTATCTTTAACGGATGGATTTATATTAGGAGTAACACCTCCAGTAAGAGATTCTGGAGATATAGCAGGAAGTCCTAGTGTAAAAATCATAGGACCTAAAGGAGAAGTAGAGCTAAAAGAAGGAGTTATAGCTGCTGCTAGACATATACATATGCACACAGATGATGCAGAGAAGTTTGGTGTTGTAGATAAGCAAAGAGTAAAGGTAAGAACAGAGGGAGATAGAGGAGTAGTTTTTGAAAACGTTTTAGTAAGGGCTCATCCTACTTTTGCTCTAGAAATGCATGTGGATATTGATGAAGGAAATGCTGCAGGAGTTAAAAACGGAGAAATGGTTGAATTAATTGTTGAATAA
- a CDS encoding YhcN/YlaJ family sporulation lipoprotein, with product MKNKKTLLMICIFLVVAIAITGCRPARRPMPQEPQPMPERQEQMPGEQADDGMLRDTRIPGDDRTAPRNMQPNELEQDLTVRADRIVNEIVRLEEVRSATVVISENTALVGVTLTGAGEGEMDRDVERKIEETVKETDRNIDRVAVTADPDLFTRIENIAREAGRGRPLSGFGREIEEIFRRITPKA from the coding sequence TTGAAAAACAAAAAAACATTATTAATGATATGCATCTTTCTTGTTGTAGCAATTGCTATTACAGGTTGCAGGCCAGCTAGAAGACCGATGCCACAAGAGCCTCAACCTATGCCAGAAAGACAGGAGCAAATGCCAGGAGAGCAAGCAGATGATGGTATGCTTCGAGATACAAGAATTCCTGGAGATGATAGAACTGCTCCTAGAAACATGCAACCCAACGAATTAGAACAAGATTTAACTGTTAGAGCTGATAGAATTGTGAATGAAATTGTTAGATTAGAAGAAGTTAGGAGTGCAACTGTAGTTATTTCCGAAAATACAGCCTTAGTTGGTGTGACATTAACCGGTGCTGGAGAAGGTGAAATGGATAGAGACGTAGAAAGAAAAATTGAAGAGACAGTAAAAGAAACCGATAGAAACATTGACAGAGTAGCTGTAACAGCAGATCCTGATTTGTTTACAAGAATAGAAAATATTGCTAGAGAAGCTGGTAGAGGTAGACCGTTAAGTGGATTTGGTCGGGAGATCGAAGAAATATTTAGACGAATCACACCCAAAGCATAG
- the lgt gene encoding prolipoprotein diacylglyceryl transferase codes for MDPIAFSIFGIEVAWYGIIISIGIFLGIFIAIIRAKKENLYEDVILDLSLIAVPIAVIGARVYYVIFKWDYYGQNPGDILKFRQGGLAIHGAIIAGVLAGYIFCRYKGIRFWKMADICAPSIILGQAIGRWGNYFNQEAYGTPTDLPWAIEIDGVMVHPTFLYEFIWNFGVFIFLLAYTKRKKFEGQIFIYYLILYSIGRFFIEGLRIDSLMIGPLRTAQVISILTIVGGLALIKILKSRKGYKPS; via the coding sequence ATGGATCCAATAGCTTTTAGCATATTTGGCATAGAAGTAGCATGGTATGGCATTATTATTTCGATTGGCATCTTTTTAGGAATTTTTATTGCTATTATTCGTGCTAAAAAAGAAAATTTATATGAAGATGTTATTTTAGATTTATCCCTTATTGCTGTACCTATAGCAGTGATAGGTGCCAGAGTTTATTATGTTATTTTCAAATGGGATTATTATGGACAAAATCCTGGGGATATTTTAAAATTTCGACAAGGGGGTCTAGCTATACATGGGGCTATTATAGCTGGTGTACTGGCGGGCTACATCTTTTGTCGTTATAAAGGAATTAGATTTTGGAAAATGGCAGATATTTGTGCTCCAAGTATTATTTTAGGCCAAGCTATAGGAAGATGGGGAAACTATTTTAATCAAGAGGCCTACGGCACACCAACGGATTTACCATGGGCAATTGAAATAGACGGAGTCATGGTACACCCAACTTTTTTATATGAGTTTATATGGAATTTTGGCGTGTTTATATTTCTTTTAGCCTACACAAAGAGAAAGAAATTTGAAGGTCAAATTTTTATCTATTATTTAATATTATATTCTATTGGAAGGTTTTTTATAGAAGGACTACGAATTGACAGTTTAATGATAGGACCATTAAGAACCGCCCAAGTCATCAGTATCCTTACTATCGTAGGAGGGCTTGCTTTAATAAAGATATTAAAAAGCAGAAAAGGATATAAACCCAGCTAA
- the mraZ gene encoding division/cell wall cluster transcriptional repressor MraZ: MFIGEYNHTIDTKGRVSIPSKFREELGESFIVTKGLDNCLFVYSIEEWKVLEEKLKQLPMTNRDARAFVRFFFAGATECELDNQGRIRIPNNLREHALLEKEAVIIGVATRIEIWSHEQWQQYNSDENLSYDDIAVKMQQLGI, translated from the coding sequence ATGTTTATTGGTGAATACAATCATACTATAGATACAAAGGGGAGAGTCAGTATTCCCTCTAAGTTTCGAGAAGAGCTGGGGGAAAGCTTTATCGTGACGAAGGGGCTGGATAACTGTCTATTTGTTTATTCTATAGAAGAATGGAAGGTATTAGAAGAAAAATTAAAACAACTACCCATGACCAATAGGGATGCCAGAGCTTTTGTAAGATTTTTCTTTGCGGGAGCTACAGAATGTGAATTAGATAATCAGGGAAGAATAAGAATACCCAACAATTTGAGGGAGCATGCTCTCCTAGAAAAAGAAGCTGTGATTATAGGTGTGGCTACGAGGATCGAGATATGGAGCCATGAACAATGGCAGCAGTATAATAGTGATGAAAACCTAAGCTATGATGACATAGCTGTAAAAATGCAGCAGTTGGGAATATAA
- the rsmH gene encoding 16S rRNA (cytosine(1402)-N(4))-methyltransferase RsmH, with protein MEFQHTSVLLEECIENLNIKEDGIYVDGTLGGGGHSKEIAKSLGKKGLLIGIDQDTNAINAATKRLQEYTCNIKLIHNNFRNLEEVLQNLQVNKIDGILMDLGVSSHQLDEAERGFSYMQDAALDMRMDASNPLTAKDVVNQYSQEELARIMWQYGEEKWAKRIAEFIVNHRRQEEIKTTYELVDIIKRAIPKGARREGAHPAKRTFQAIRIEVNQELDIIEETIKIATNYLNEGGRICIITFHSLEDRIVKNTYRELNDPCTCPPQFPICQCGNKKQLKIITRKPIIPTKEELEKNPRSRSAKLRVAEKA; from the coding sequence ATGGAATTTCAACATACATCAGTTTTATTAGAGGAATGCATAGAAAATTTAAATATAAAAGAAGATGGTATCTATGTAGATGGTACATTAGGTGGAGGAGGTCACTCAAAAGAAATCGCAAAAAGTTTAGGCAAAAAAGGATTGTTAATAGGTATTGATCAAGATACAAATGCAATCAATGCAGCTACTAAAAGATTACAGGAGTATACCTGCAATATAAAGCTTATACATAATAACTTTAGAAATCTTGAAGAAGTTTTACAAAATTTACAAGTCAATAAAATTGACGGTATATTGATGGACTTGGGAGTGTCATCCCATCAATTAGATGAAGCTGAGAGGGGTTTTTCTTATATGCAGGATGCTGCCTTGGATATGAGAATGGACGCCAGTAATCCTTTAACTGCAAAGGATGTAGTAAATCAATATTCTCAAGAGGAACTAGCTAGAATCATGTGGCAGTATGGTGAAGAAAAATGGGCAAAGCGGATAGCTGAATTTATAGTGAATCATAGAAGGCAAGAAGAAATTAAAACCACCTATGAATTAGTAGATATCATTAAAAGAGCCATTCCTAAAGGGGCTCGGAGAGAGGGGGCTCATCCAGCTAAACGAACTTTTCAAGCCATTAGAATCGAAGTTAATCAAGAACTTGATATTATAGAAGAAACAATTAAAATCGCTACTAACTATTTGAATGAGGGAGGACGGATATGTATTATTACCTTCCACTCTCTAGAAGATAGAATTGTTAAAAACACATATAGGGAATTAAATGATCCTTGCACATGTCCACCACAATTCCCTATATGTCAATGTGGCAATAAAAAGCAATTAAAAATTATTACTAGAAAACCTATTATACCTACAAAAGAAGAATTGGAAAAAAACCCACGTTCCAGAAGTGCAAAATTAAGGGTAGCTGAAAAAGCATAA
- the ftsL gene encoding cell division protein FtsL codes for MVVAKRKYDYLEPQEQQQQKPIQRQKPKKNYRFEKIMMGFGIITVLSISLVLLIRFATITEAKHRIHHLHNQLEQLETQKEHLRVEVERVSKSRWIEREAKDRLNMQYPLPEQIIYISVDPIETAMLRNQLNNNEEEIYDKGGSGDTFNKIFSRFVGLFKI; via the coding sequence TTGGTAGTAGCGAAAAGGAAATATGACTATCTAGAACCACAGGAACAACAACAGCAAAAGCCTATACAGAGACAAAAACCTAAGAAAAATTATAGGTTTGAAAAAATAATGATGGGATTCGGAATAATAACGGTTTTATCTATAAGTTTGGTGTTATTAATAAGATTTGCTACTATTACAGAAGCAAAACATAGAATTCATCACCTTCATAACCAATTAGAGCAATTGGAAACTCAAAAGGAACATTTAAGGGTAGAGGTGGAAAGGGTATCAAAATCTAGGTGGATTGAAAGGGAAGCAAAAGATCGTTTAAATATGCAATATCCATTACCAGAGCAAATCATATATATTAGCGTAGATCCTATAGAAACAGCTATGTTAAGAAATCAATTAAATAATAACGAGGAAGAGATCTACGACAAAGGTGGCTCTGGCGATACCTTTAACAAGATATTTAGTAGGTTTGTAGGTTTGTTCAAAATTTAA
- a CDS encoding stage V sporulation protein D — translation MSQPSISSKRRLIFIFTVVCVTMTLLIIRLGWIQIIQGEKYKELANAQQTRDIPIPSRRGTIYDRNGKELAISASTNTVWARPREIEDAEVAGKVLADILDLDVEDTIEKLKNTRYGLVRIARWIDDDLADNIRAQRIKGVWIAEDNKRYYPYGNFAAYILGHTTDDNRGAAGVELEYEKYLSGLPGRWIKNTDGGGRQLAFSVERYYPPEDGLNLVLTIDEVIQHFVEKAVENALQIHKAKRIKVIVMDVKTGDILGMAAKPDYDPNEPRVPLDEGLRQQLEEMKDEKKLETWFSMWRNPIINDTYEPGSTFKLITTAAALEEAATSLNTAYYCRGTINVAGQTIRCWRHYNPHGHQTLIEAVQNSCNPAFVEMGQKMGTETLYSYLDGFGISDTTGIDLPGERKSIMHNLNNVGPVELATISFGQGISVTPIQLITAVSAIVNDGRLMQPRIVKELVDGEGKVVHRFDEIMVRQVISQKTSEEMRNIMESVVSEGSGKAAYIPGYKVGGKTGTAQKVVNGRYAQGIYVSSFIGIAPSDDPQLAVLAIVDEPGGYSHFGSVVAAPIAKEILEESLRYLDIKPKYTEAEAEALVQNEVVVPEVRGLTVKEASQILLQTKLEYGTWPEYIGDGNAIVADMFPKPTARVPEKSIIMLYTKVNENLPVSVSVPNLKNKTIREANAILSAMGLKLKITGSGLAYSQTPEAGTDVEPGTIISVEFKPD, via the coding sequence GTGTCACAACCTAGTATTTCTAGCAAAAGACGGCTCATATTTATATTCACTGTTGTATGTGTAACAATGACTCTTCTAATCATAAGATTAGGATGGATACAAATTATACAGGGTGAAAAATACAAAGAACTAGCCAATGCACAGCAGACAAGGGATATTCCGATTCCTTCAAGAAGAGGAACTATTTATGATAGGAATGGTAAAGAACTAGCTATCAGTGCCAGTACCAATACTGTTTGGGCTAGGCCTAGGGAAATAGAAGATGCTGAAGTAGCTGGAAAAGTTTTAGCAGATATATTGGACTTAGATGTAGAGGATACAATAGAAAAACTTAAAAACACCAGATATGGATTAGTAAGGATAGCCCGTTGGATTGATGATGATTTAGCCGACAATATCCGGGCTCAAAGAATAAAAGGTGTATGGATTGCAGAGGATAATAAACGGTATTATCCCTATGGTAATTTTGCTGCTTATATATTAGGTCATACCACCGATGATAATAGGGGGGCGGCAGGAGTAGAGTTAGAATATGAAAAGTATTTAAGTGGACTGCCAGGAAGGTGGATTAAAAATACTGACGGTGGAGGAAGACAACTAGCTTTTAGTGTAGAGAGGTATTATCCACCAGAGGATGGCCTGAATTTAGTGTTAACTATTGATGAGGTGATACAGCATTTCGTTGAGAAGGCTGTTGAAAATGCTTTACAAATCCACAAAGCAAAACGGATAAAGGTAATTGTCATGGATGTAAAGACTGGGGATATATTGGGAATGGCTGCTAAGCCAGATTATGATCCCAATGAACCTAGGGTGCCTTTAGATGAAGGGTTAAGACAGCAACTAGAGGAAATGAAGGATGAAAAAAAATTAGAGACATGGTTTAGTATGTGGAGAAATCCAATTATCAATGATACTTATGAACCAGGCTCTACCTTCAAATTAATTACTACAGCCGCGGCTCTTGAGGAAGCAGCCACTAGTCTTAATACCGCCTATTATTGCAGAGGAACTATTAATGTAGCTGGGCAGACTATAAGATGCTGGAGACATTATAATCCCCATGGTCATCAAACCTTAATAGAGGCTGTGCAAAACTCTTGTAATCCTGCTTTTGTTGAAATGGGGCAAAAGATGGGGACAGAGACCCTGTATAGTTATTTGGATGGATTTGGGATTTCAGATACTACTGGGATTGATTTGCCTGGAGAAAGAAAGTCAATTATGCATAATTTAAATAATGTAGGACCTGTAGAGTTGGCCACGATTTCCTTTGGGCAAGGTATTTCTGTCACACCGATTCAGTTGATTACTGCTGTATCAGCTATTGTAAATGATGGTAGGTTGATGCAGCCTCGAATTGTAAAAGAACTAGTTGATGGTGAGGGGAAAGTGGTTCATCGTTTTGATGAAATCATGGTAAGGCAGGTTATATCTCAAAAAACCTCAGAAGAAATGAGAAACATTATGGAATCAGTTGTTTCAGAGGGTTCTGGAAAAGCTGCTTATATTCCTGGATATAAAGTTGGAGGTAAAACTGGAACAGCACAAAAAGTTGTAAACGGAAGATATGCTCAGGGAATTTATGTATCCTCCTTCATAGGGATTGCACCCAGTGATGATCCCCAGTTGGCAGTTCTAGCTATTGTGGATGAACCAGGGGGATACAGTCACTTTGGTAGCGTTGTAGCAGCACCGATTGCAAAGGAGATACTTGAAGAAAGCTTAAGGTATTTAGACATCAAACCTAAATATACAGAGGCAGAGGCAGAGGCATTGGTACAGAATGAGGTAGTTGTGCCTGAAGTAAGGGGTTTAACAGTCAAGGAAGCCTCGCAAATACTATTGCAGACCAAGTTAGAATATGGTACATGGCCTGAATACATTGGAGATGGCAATGCTATTGTTGCTGACATGTTTCCTAAACCAACGGCAAGAGTGCCAGAAAAATCAATCATTATGTTATATACCAAGGTTAATGAAAATCTCCCAGTTTCTGTTTCAGTACCTAATCTAAAAAATAAAACAATTAGAGAAGCCAATGCGATACTAAGTGCTATGGGTTTAAAGTTAAAAATAACTGGCAGTGGTTTAGCTTATAGTCAAACACCAGAGGCAGGAACAGATGTAGAACCTGGTACGATAATCAGTGTTGAATTTAAGCCCGATTAA
- a CDS encoding UDP-N-acetylmuramoyl-L-alanyl-D-glutamate--2,6-diaminopimelate ligase — MLLKELLQGLEIKKISGRQEISIENIVYDSRKVTKNSLFICIKGFKTDGHLYIRDAIEKGASAILVEEEVNLGGATVVEIENTRKSMAIIANRFYGEPSKSLDLIGVTGTNGKTSTTYMIKKILETSGKKTGLVGTISNWIGDVKIETDRTTPESLDLQKLFKRMLQENVDCCVMEVSSHSLALDRVEECQFKVGVFTNLTPEHLDFHATLEDYKNAKKKLFYKTVLCNIINIDDEVGKTIYQELRRSTTPMLTYSIKEKADIIAENIVLSIKTVTFDLITPKYKEKVEINIPGIFTVYNALAAIAVCYSMDIGANHIVEGLRSIKGVAGRLEPIEEFADFAVIVDYAHTPDALENVLKSIKKFAKNKLITVFGCGGDRDQTKRPIMGEISGSYSDLTIITSDNPRTENPMEIIAMVEDGIRKTLGKYDIIENRREAIRLALKYAEKGDIILIAGKGHETYQIINDNVFEFDDRKVAVEVAKEEGLI, encoded by the coding sequence ATGTTATTAAAGGAGTTATTACAAGGACTTGAAATAAAGAAAATTTCAGGAAGACAAGAAATAAGTATTGAAAATATTGTTTATGACTCCCGAAAAGTTACAAAAAACAGCCTGTTTATTTGTATTAAAGGTTTCAAAACAGATGGTCATTTATACATAAGGGATGCTATTGAAAAAGGCGCTTCAGCTATACTTGTTGAAGAGGAAGTAAATTTAGGAGGAGCCACTGTTGTTGAGATAGAAAATACAAGGAAATCAATGGCAATTATAGCTAATCGATTTTATGGAGAGCCAAGTAAATCCCTAGACTTAATTGGCGTCACTGGCACCAATGGCAAAACCTCCACAACCTATATGATCAAAAAAATATTAGAGACCAGTGGTAAAAAGACAGGACTTGTTGGCACGATTTCCAACTGGATAGGGGATGTGAAGATAGAAACTGATAGAACTACTCCTGAATCTTTAGACTTACAAAAACTATTTAAACGTATGCTACAGGAAAATGTAGACTGTTGTGTCATGGAGGTTTCATCTCATTCCTTAGCTTTAGACAGGGTAGAGGAGTGTCAGTTTAAAGTAGGGGTTTTCACCAATTTAACACCAGAACATCTAGATTTCCATGCTACTTTAGAAGATTATAAAAATGCCAAGAAAAAGTTGTTTTATAAAACTGTTTTATGTAATATTATTAATATCGATGATGAAGTTGGGAAAACCATTTATCAAGAATTACGAAGATCGACCACCCCAATGCTAACCTATAGTATAAAAGAAAAGGCCGATATAATAGCTGAAAACATTGTCCTAAGTATAAAGACTGTTACTTTTGATTTAATCACACCTAAATATAAAGAAAAAGTTGAGATAAATATTCCTGGAATATTTACTGTCTATAATGCTCTAGCTGCTATTGCTGTTTGTTACAGCATGGATATTGGAGCTAACCATATAGTAGAAGGGCTCAGAAGTATAAAGGGAGTAGCTGGAAGGCTGGAGCCGATAGAGGAATTTGCGGACTTTGCTGTAATTGTTGACTATGCCCATACACCGGATGCTTTAGAAAATGTTCTAAAATCTATAAAAAAATTTGCAAAAAACAAACTTATAACTGTATTTGGATGTGGTGGTGATCGAGATCAAACCAAAAGACCTATAATGGGGGAGATTTCTGGAAGCTATAGTGATTTAACCATTATTACTTCAGATAATCCCCGAACAGAAAATCCTATGGAAATTATAGCTATGGTAGAAGATGGTATAAGAAAAACTTTAGGGAAATATGATATAATTGAAAATCGGCGAGAGGCAATTCGGTTGGCCTTAAAATATGCTGAAAAAGGTGATATTATCTTAATAGCTGGCAAAGGTCATGAAACTTATCAAATTATTAATGATAATGTTTTTGAATTTGATGATAGAAAGGTAGCTGTTGAAGTTGCTAAGGAGGAAGGATTAATATGA
- a CDS encoding UDP-N-acetylmuramoyl-tripeptide--D-alanyl-D-alanine ligase has product MIKQSIEAVIGACNGKVICKGIIEYINGVSTDSRRIEENNLFIPLEGERFDGHKFIEVAKNKGASAILYKKGKHIPMEGLNNVYIIEVEDTLKALQQISKYYRDLFSIPFIGITGSTGKTSTKDMVSSVLACKFNILKNIGNLNNEIGLPLTVFNLDNQHEIAVLEMGMSNFGEILDLTEIARPNIAVITNIGLSHIEHLGSRENIMKAKMEIATYLGDDDYLLLNGDDDLLRTLKNQKSSYKKIFFGFSPENDIYPKNLMDLKEEGFTFDIEIDGEDHHFQINQPGIHNVYNSLIAIWIGLYHNMTIEAIQKGLESNIPSKMRLEILKLKDIKVINDAYNANPDSMKAALRVLEGVEGGRRIAVLGNMFEMGDFAEEGHRRVGAYSVGKIDILITVGDMAKWIGEEAIAQGIKNKVYTAESNKEAIEIIKNIIKKDDVILIKGSRGMMMEEIVDYLQERS; this is encoded by the coding sequence ATGATAAAACAATCTATTGAAGCTGTTATAGGTGCATGTAACGGCAAAGTAATCTGCAAAGGGATAATAGAGTATATAAATGGTGTATCCACAGACTCTAGAAGGATTGAAGAAAATAATCTCTTTATTCCTTTGGAAGGTGAAAGATTTGATGGTCACAAATTTATAGAAGTTGCTAAAAACAAAGGAGCGTCTGCTATTCTCTATAAAAAAGGGAAGCATATTCCTATGGAGGGTTTGAATAATGTTTACATTATAGAAGTAGAGGATACTCTGAAAGCTTTACAGCAGATCAGCAAGTATTATAGAGACCTATTTTCTATACCTTTTATAGGCATTACCGGCAGTACTGGCAAAACCTCTACCAAGGATATGGTCAGTAGTGTACTGGCTTGTAAATTTAACATTCTTAAAAATATTGGAAATCTAAATAATGAAATAGGTCTACCATTAACAGTATTTAACTTAGATAATCAGCATGAAATAGCAGTTTTAGAAATGGGCATGTCAAACTTTGGGGAAATATTAGATTTAACAGAAATTGCACGACCTAATATTGCAGTTATCACTAACATAGGTTTATCTCATATTGAACATTTAGGAAGCAGAGAAAATATTATGAAGGCTAAAATGGAAATAGCCACCTATCTAGGAGATGATGATTATTTATTATTAAACGGTGACGATGACCTTTTAAGGACCCTAAAAAATCAAAAAAGTTCCTATAAAAAAATCTTTTTTGGTTTTTCACCAGAAAATGATATTTATCCTAAAAATTTGATGGATTTAAAGGAAGAGGGTTTTACCTTTGACATTGAAATTGATGGGGAAGACCATCATTTTCAAATTAATCAACCAGGAATACATAATGTATACAATAGCTTAATAGCTATATGGATTGGACTTTATCATAACATGACAATAGAAGCTATCCAAAAGGGGTTAGAAAGCAACATTCCTTCAAAAATGCGGCTGGAGATTTTAAAGCTTAAAGATATTAAGGTGATTAATGATGCTTATAATGCTAATCCTGATTCTATGAAGGCGGCTTTAAGGGTACTAGAAGGAGTAGAGGGTGGTAGAAGGATAGCTGTTTTAGGTAATATGTTTGAAATGGGAGATTTTGCAGAAGAGGGACACCGAAGGGTGGGAGCTTATAGTGTTGGAAAAATAGATATATTGATTACAGTTGGCGATATGGCTAAATGGATAGGAGAAGAAGCTATTGCTCAAGGAATAAAAAACAAAGTTTATACAGCAGAATCTAATAAAGAAGCGATAGAAATCATCAAAAACATTATAAAAAAAGATGATGTTATTTTAATCAAAGGCTCTAGAGGTATGATGATGGAGGAGATCGTTGATTATTTACAAGAGAGGAGTTAA
- the mraY gene encoding phospho-N-acetylmuramoyl-pentapeptide-transferase encodes MLQQNQLVYTIIIGFFITLLLGPLIIPFLRRLKVGQTIREEGPQSHMSKSGTPTIGGIIIILSVIITSLTAGIINTDLLVALGATIAFGLIGFIDDFIKVVLKRNLGLRAYQKLLLQTIVAVLLAIYQSNTSSVGTKIIIPFVDGSLQLGDFIIPEYIDLGIFYIPFIVFVVVATVNSVNLTDGLDGLASGVTLIITAFFSLVAMSWGYTSLGIFSSAITGACLGFLRYNTHPAQVFMGDTGSLALGGAVATLAILMNIPLIIPIVGGIYFAESVSVILQVISFKATGKRIFKMSPLHHHYELSGWAETKVVTVFWIVTVVLCLIGILALN; translated from the coding sequence ATGCTACAACAAAATCAACTAGTTTACACAATAATTATTGGATTTTTTATTACACTACTATTGGGTCCATTGATCATTCCGTTTTTAAGAAGATTAAAGGTAGGGCAAACCATTAGGGAGGAGGGACCCCAAAGCCATATGTCCAAAAGTGGGACACCCACTATTGGTGGAATTATTATTATTCTATCAGTTATCATTACCTCCCTTACTGCGGGAATAATCAATACAGACTTATTGGTTGCATTAGGTGCTACAATTGCTTTTGGTTTAATTGGTTTTATAGACGATTTCATTAAAGTAGTATTAAAAAGAAATCTTGGATTGAGGGCTTATCAGAAGCTACTACTACAAACTATTGTAGCAGTTCTGTTAGCAATTTATCAGTCTAATACATCCAGTGTCGGAACAAAAATTATTATACCTTTTGTAGATGGAAGTCTACAATTAGGAGATTTTATTATACCTGAATATATAGATTTAGGAATTTTCTACATTCCTTTTATCGTATTTGTAGTGGTGGCAACTGTGAATAGCGTTAACCTAACAGATGGATTAGATGGCTTAGCATCGGGTGTAACCCTTATTATTACAGCTTTTTTTAGTTTAGTAGCCATGAGCTGGGGTTATACTAGCCTAGGGATTTTTTCCAGTGCCATAACAGGAGCATGTTTAGGATTTTTAAGATATAATACCCATCCTGCCCAGGTATTCATGGGGGACACAGGCTCATTAGCTCTAGGAGGTGCAGTAGCAACCCTAGCTATATTAATGAACATACCTTTGATTATACCCATTGTAGGCGGTATTTATTTTGCAGAATCTGTATCGGTTATTTTACAGGTTATTTCTTTTAAAGCTACTGGAAAAAGGATTTTTAAAATGAGTCCACTACATCATCATTATGAACTCAGTGGTTGGGCAGAGACAAAGGTTGTTACAGTATTTTGGATTGTAACAGTTGTTTTATGTTTAATAGGTATATTAGCATTAAACTAA